Proteins from a genomic interval of Fusarium oxysporum Fo47 chromosome I, complete sequence:
- a CDS encoding SDA1-domain-containing protein: protein MVKRKVAALEKLDADFASLQQKIRRDPKSYKEEFLKQWEQYEAQREIFLVSPGTATADSVESFHNIIDLIAHVADCYKEETATFPDDLKSILTQHHVILHPELREKIVGSLVLLRRKEVIDSTSVLTTLFPILVSSPSKTLRETLFQKILSDLRNSNTKSINHPLNRTVQTVLYNLVTADRSSPRAIWAIKLTREMWKRQFWTDAKPVDVMKEACLSDNEKVVVGAVRFFLGGDKEREELEDESSDEEVDLSQVKHQMGINKKTKKSKKQYDKAVDKVKRAERKKTKPHPLNFSALHLLHDPQNFAEELFSKHLQNTKAKLSLDTKILVTQLVTRLVGLHKLTIVALYSWFIKFLTPRQQSVTSFLASLAQAVHNLVPPDVLEPLIQKIANEFVSEASAAEVAAAGLNSIREICARQPLAMTDTLLQDLVQYRKSKDKGVMMAAKGLLSLYREVGAELLKKRDRGKNATINLKAGFQAQRKFGEEDVGGIEGLELLEKWKEEEKKKKRLAKGLPEDAATDEEDEGNKSDEWEVASDDSSESGDWINVYHSSDEEDDEDEPASKKQKTDEEPVMDEKTKKALEEKEAEIDRISKLATTTILTPADLAKLQELRMSASIDKAMGNRRKRQQEEDRHRDDGLTAEQIEAPARLRKLTKEERVALAKEGKPDREEHKSTRAISKSKMQAQGKSTSNREKQRNKNIFMTMGKAKSKHKRSLVETRKVLKRHVDRSTRGGRRANGT from the exons ATGGTCAAACGAAAGGTCGCTGcgctcgagaagctcgatGCTGACTT CGCGAGTCTGCAACAAAAAATCCGTCGCGATCCCAA GTCGTACAAGGAGGAGTTCTTGAAGCAATGGGAGCAGTATGAGGCCCAGCGCGAGATCTTTCTCGTTTCACCTGGCACTGCGACCGCCGATTCTGTCGAGTCTTTCCACAACATTATCGATCTAATCGCTCACGTCGCCGATTGCTACAAGGAAGAGACCGCTACTTTCCCCGACGATCTGAAGTCTATTCTCACACAGCACCATGTCATTCTGCACCCTGAGCTGCGGGAGAAGATCGTGGGAAGTCTGGTCTTGCTGCGACGAAAGGAAGTCATCGACTCGACCAGCGTCCTCACCACGCTTTTCCCCATCCTCGTATCGTCGCCCAGCAAAACCCTACGTGAAACTCTGTTCCAGAAGATCTTGAGCGATCTGCGAAACTCGAACACGAAATCTATCAACCACCCTCTCAACCGAACCGTTCAAACCGTTCTCTACAACCTTGTTACCGCCGATCGATCCTCTCCTCGAGCTATTTGGGCCATCAAGCTCACCCGCGAGATGTGGAAGCGACAGTTCTGGACCGATGCGAAGCCCGTTGATGTCATGAAGGAGGCTTGTCTGTCCGACAACGAGAAGGTTGTTGTCGGTGCtgttcgcttcttcttgggtgGAGACAAGGAGCgtgaggagcttgaggacgAGAGCagtgatgaggaggttgatCTGAGCCAGGTCAAGCATCAGATGGgtatcaacaagaagaccaagaagtCGAAGAAGCAGTACGACAAGGCTGTCGATAAGGTCAAGCGAGCTGAGCGCAAGAAGACAAAGCCTCATCCCCTCAACTTTTCAGCTCTTCACCTCCTCCACGACCCTCAGAACTTTGCTGAGGAGCTATTTTCGAAACATCTACAAAACACCAAGGCGAAGCTATCTCTCGATACGAAGATTCTAGTGACACAACTCGTTACTCGACTTGTGGGTCTGCACAAGTTGACTATTGTGGCGCTTTACTCTTGGTTCATCAAGTTCCTTACCCCTCGACAACAGTCTGTTACTTCTTTCCTGGCTTCATTGGCGCAGGCGGTCCATAACTTGGTGCCTCCTGATGTACTGGAACCTCTGATTCAGAAGATCGCAAACGAGTTTGTTTCAGAAGCTTCGGCCGCTGAGGTCGCAGCTGCTGGTCTGAACTCTATTCGCGAAATTTGCGCTCGTCAACCCCTGGCTATGACCGATACTCTACTACAAGATTTGGTCCAGTACCGCAAGAGCAAGGACAAGGGTGTTATGATGGCTGCCAAGGGTCTTTTGTCACTGTACCGAGAGGTCGGTGCAGAGCTTCTTAAGAAGCGAGACCGTGGTAAGAATGCCACTATCAACCTGAAGGCTGGTTTCCAGGCCCAGCGCAAGTttggtgaagaggatgtCGGTGGTATTGAGGGTCTGGAGCTTCTGGAGAAGTggaaggaggaggaaaagaagaagaagcgacttGCCAAGGGTCTTCCCGAGGATGCTGCTactgatgaagaggatgaaggaaACAAGTCTGACGAGTGGGAGGTTGCCTCTGATGACAGCAGCGAGTCTGGTGACTGGATCAATGTCTATCACTCttctgatgaggaggatgacgaagatgagccTGCctcaaagaagcaaaagacaGACGAAGAACCTGTTATGGACgaaaagaccaagaaggctctagaggagaaggaggccgAAATTGACCGCATCTCCAAGCTCGCCACCACAACCATCCTTACACCCGCCGATCTCGCCAAACTCCAAGAACTCCGCATGTCCGCCTCCATCGACAAAGCAATGGGCAACCGTCGCAAGCgccagcaagaagaagaccgcCACCGCGACGACGGCCTCACCGCCGAGCAAATCGAGGCCCCCGCGCGTCTCCGCAAACTCACCAAAGAAGAGCGTGTTGCGCTTGCTAAAGAGGGCAAGCCAGATCGCGAGGAGCACAAGAGCACGCGGGCTATCAGCAAGTCCAAGATGCAGGCCCAGGGCAAGAGCACGAGTAATAGGGAGAAGCAGCGCAACAAGAATATCTTTATGACGATGGGTAAGGCGAAGAGCAAGCATAAGAGGAGTTTAGTGGAGACGAGAAAGGTTCTTAAGAGACATGTTGATAGGAGTACTAGAGGTGGACGACGAGCGAATGGTACATAG